The Malus domestica chromosome 08, GDT2T_hap1 genomic interval TAGCTACTTCAACAGCTTTATGAGGCGTGGCACAATCATGTCCTTCCAATTCCAACGGTCatgattttatttataataagtTGTTACCAAAcatgttttgtattttcattttatttacaataaaaacaaaaaaattaaagcagaAGTGATTATCAAACAAGCTCGTAATGGTTTCCATTGAAAAATTACTAGACGAAATACATGATTAGATCAAGCTTGAGTATTGACCTTGTCAAGTTTCATTCGGCATGCTGTGAACCTTGCCCTTCAAGCTATCGCTTAAGACATTAACACGTAAGTAAGTCCCAACCATAGAACGTCTTCTATGTGTGCCTCAGTGACTGACCGGGAAGACAAAGTGTGATCTAAAAACAAGTAACTTGTAAAACAATCAACGATATTCAGGTTTCCCTAACCTTTTAAGACGACTAAATCTCCGTCTCCGGTGTAAAAATAAGCCACCAGCGCCGGAAAAATCAAGTGTTACTTGTGTAATCAGACCCCATCAAACTGCACACAGAAGACAAATTATTAAAATTCCAAATAAGCTCCGCTACATATACGCGTGTGGTGCGCGCTGTCAAAATATAACGAACAAGAAGCTCACCTCCTATCAACAATTACCACTGAACGAAGCTCACAATTAGCAAAGCTGCATATAAACAGAATTCCACTCTTAAGCTTAACATTCATAGCAAAGCTGCATATAAAGAACAAATATCCGAGACCAGTAGAACGTTTTTTATACACATACGATTATAAACATTATCCCGTGCTGCGGAGGTACATCTATCCCGTCTCTGTATGCTTCACCCCCAAAACAGCCGCTGCTGTCTGCATGGTCCTACAAGGCAACTATTGGTCAAAACAGTCCTTATTTCATTTTTCAACTTCCACCTAGTGAAACATGCATAAGACTTTACCAATCACTCAATAAAAGTGCAAAACTGAAATAATAAAGGAATGGAGGCTTGCAGCATGCCTCCTCTTAAATTAAACTAGTCCATAATTTCACCTATTCGACAGTATTCTCGGCAAGCTAATCAATGGATACCTGCTTCCGCTTTCATTATTTAAAGACCCTCCATTAACTGCACTATCAGGATGCATTTTTCTTCTCCTCCTATTATGGCCAGCCAAACCCGTACAGCAACTTCTCTTCCCTTCATCAAGCTCTCGAAGAGCATGTAACCTGTCCATGAGTGTTAACCCCCTGTTACATTtaattcaacaaaagaaaacttCTGCAGAACTCAACAATACTAAAAAAAGATTGATGAACAGCCCTGGGCAACAAACGCATAACAAGAAACTTACACAACCAAACTCTATATTTCATCTTCAATAAACAAAATCGTGGAAATTTTTCGACCAAACAAGAGATAACAATAGAATGGTACCAACCTGCTACACTGTTGACAGAACAGCCGCATAACATTTCCAACCAGTGCTTTAGTTGCCTTAGAATGCACATCACAGACCTTATGTCGCCGGTGGTAATCCTTGGCATTGCTAAGATCAGTAAAGAAAACCAAAGCAAATAAAATAGCATTTGGGATGGAAGAAGATTGTTGCATATCTCGTGTTTACTTTACAAAGCTCGTATTTATTCCAACCAAAATGGCGAAATTAATAAGTATAAAACAAGCATATGGCAGTATGGCAGAATCAGTGAGTGTATTATCACAATCTCAATGTAGTTTAATACGGTTACAGCAGTGGGTACGACTTCAGAAGATTTAAGATACATATCAATTGAAAGCTTGAAAAAGATCTACATAACCCAATGAGCATATCTTCTCAGTTGCTAATGCACACGACTCTCGTCTGGCTTTCTCTGGAAAAAAAGAGACCCTAATAGAACAGCAATGCCTGTTAGTGCAACGGTGAATATAAGCCGCTTCCGTGAAAACTCGTTTGCCTGTCTTCTTGGAGGACCTTGTCTTCTTTCAGCTGGCCTAGCATCCCTTCAGATGAAAATCCAAGGATTAATACCCGACAGATGAAGACAACAGGAACAACACTTAACCAGTCACCGTAATTATAAGATTAGGCCATCTCCTAATGTCAACCAATGAATAGATGCGCTAAAAGGTTAGGCAGTTTCAAATGAAGTAAACAAAATAAAGTCTCTCCCAGCTCGTTCAAAGATGGTGAAATGCTGACGGTGCAGGATTACAAAACCAGGGTTATTCACAAGATTCACCGACCCAAAGAAATCTAATGAATCTGATCCACTCATAATCAGATTGTAACACCATGCTAAATAACATGTAAATCAGCTTGTGCTGAGAGCAAGAGCTAGAAATCACAATATCGTGACTCAATTTGACTTCTCTTTTGTTACTTTACAGCAATAAATAACAAACAGTTGCAAATGAAcccaaattaaaaagaaactgACTTCAAAGACTGATCAGTCAGAAAGATTTGTTTAACTTTACCCTAATTAAGTTTTTTTCAATTAACTTGAATAAAAAAGCAGATGAAGGTTTAGCTACACACTTAGGGCATCAATAATGGAACAATTGAGGAcacttttctttccctttttctttccaaataagTAATTACGTTGTTTTGGTATCTAGGATTTGATTGGGTAACTCACTAGATTCAAGATATGTTGAAGTAAGAAAAGGAGGCCAACATCCAAATTTTATCCATGGATGACGAAGGTTGGAATATATATTAGTCATGAAGGAAACTTAATTCCTTTCTAATCCAACCATTTTGTGGGGATCGGAAGGTAAAGTTTCCTTCATGACTACTCCATCCTTCCACTTggacaaaattaagaaattgaccTTCAATTCTTACTTTAACATTGATCAAATCTAGTGGATTATCCAGTTTAATCCAATCTTAGGAACAGAAAGTGACCAAAAAGGATAAAAATTTGTAATATTACTATTGAGTAACTACTACTGATACTAGCATTGCTACCCAAACAGAGGACCAGCATAGTTCTTTAATCACCCTAACATAACAAGTACAACGTTACAACACTAAAAAAATTCCGAGATGTATAATTAAAGTCACTAAATTCAAACCAATTATGAAACTATCAAAAGAggtacagaaaagaaaaaaaagcacgCAAACATAAAACAGCACTCAATGTTACATCATTCACGATCAATTAAGACTTCTGCAGTAGTTTGTGAAGAACACTTCGCCGTAAATTAGGTCAATATACACACAGTACAGTTTCTAATAAAAACAATATCATCCACAGAATTAGGGAGGGGGAAGGAAATAAGAGATGTCCAAGAATCTATAACTAAACTTATGAAACACAGGTAGTTGACTATCAATTATAGGCTAAAAGATGGCAAGTGAATTTGTTCTTACGCCTTCCTCAAAGATATTTCATTAAATTACTCAATTACACACAGCTATAAAATTATACCATACCATTTAATATATGAAAAATGCTAAATGATAGTAACCAACCTGGAAGGACCCGCAGTATTATCTGAGACACCATTACACCTAATTTCATGGTTATAGCGTTCTCGCAGTCTGATGTATCTGTTACAAAGATGACAAAGTTCCGTTCGATTCCCGCATACTTCCTACAATTACAAAGAAGCACTGAGATAACAGTAACACTCATTTGGTGCTGATGTATATTATTCAATGtcatcaaatttaaaattttgttcaGCGTTTACCTGATGCTCAGCAAGATCAATTGCAGGCAATGGGAACTCACAGAACTCGCACGTGACAATTCTTTGAGGGCAGTTTTCACCTTTGTGGATGGCTAATATTTCACGTTCCATTGTCTCACTACAAAGTGAACAGGGTACCTGCAATAATACACGACAATTTGGATGCAGATTACAGTTAAATGGTATGGTATATCTACCCAATTTAAGATAATCCTAAACAAATAAGATGTGTTGT includes:
- the LOC103410932 gene encoding squamosa promoter-binding-like protein 1, with product MQQSSSIPNAILFALVFFTDLSNAKDYHRRHKVCDVHSKATKALVGNVMRLFCQQCSRLHALRELDEGKRSCCTGLAGHNRRRRKMHPDSAVNGGSLNNESGSRTMQTAAAVLGVKHTETG
- the LOC103441743 gene encoding uncharacterized protein — encoded protein: MAVASEEATTICNHCDRAIPSSNIDLHSAHCFRNLEKCKVCGDMVPKKYAKEHYSNTHAPVPCSLCSETMEREILAIHKGENCPQRIVTCEFCEFPLPAIDLAEHQEVCGNRTELCHLCNRYIRLRERYNHEIRCNGVSDNTAGPSRDARPAERRQGPPRRQANEFSRKRLIFTVALTGIAVLLGSLFFQRKPDESRVH